In the genome of Fulvitalea axinellae, one region contains:
- a CDS encoding sulfatase-like hydrolase/transferase, producing MKKTFLAALLLCFGFGANAKKKKLERPNIVLILVDDLGKEWVSCYGAQGINTPNVDALAEQGKRFSNAYSMPQCTPSRVTLLTGQYPFRHGWINHWDVPRWGGGAHYDERKNPSLAKALKRAGYATAVAGKWQIDDFRVEPEAMVKSGFDEFFMWTGYEAGNPPSSKRYQDPYVFGQGVSGTQKGKFGPDLYSGFIIDFIKKNKEKPFFAYFPMALTHSPFVDTPDEKADSKLGKHKSMVRYADKLTGNVLKALEDAGVRENTVVIWTADNGTSGSIVGQLNGRAVRGGKAKTIEAGICMPFIVSWPARMSPGVTETLVDFSDIYPTLLELAGARRQKGYVIDGRSFAKVLKGEAKDGPRSWILGMGGKNQAKLTDKGVENRFRYRDRVLRNKRYKLCIGTDRKAKAFYDLREDPWEERNLIDNLGVETGRRKSFEALMAVVKTFPEQDSDPSYLPNPKRPWDVEVKAKSQIWKE from the coding sequence ATGAAAAAGACATTTTTGGCGGCTTTGCTTCTGTGTTTTGGATTCGGGGCCAACGCGAAGAAAAAGAAATTGGAACGGCCGAATATCGTTTTGATCTTGGTGGACGATTTGGGCAAGGAATGGGTGAGCTGTTATGGAGCCCAAGGTATTAATACGCCAAATGTGGACGCTTTGGCGGAGCAGGGCAAGCGGTTTTCCAACGCTTATTCCATGCCGCAATGTACGCCTTCAAGAGTGACCTTGCTGACGGGGCAATACCCCTTCCGGCATGGTTGGATAAACCACTGGGACGTGCCGCGTTGGGGCGGAGGCGCTCATTACGACGAAAGGAAGAATCCGTCTTTGGCCAAGGCGCTGAAAAGGGCCGGTTACGCCACGGCGGTAGCCGGCAAGTGGCAGATTGACGATTTTAGGGTGGAACCCGAGGCTATGGTCAAGTCTGGTTTCGACGAATTCTTTATGTGGACGGGCTACGAGGCGGGAAATCCGCCAAGCTCCAAAAGGTATCAGGACCCGTATGTTTTCGGGCAAGGTGTTTCCGGTACGCAGAAAGGAAAATTCGGTCCTGACCTGTATAGTGGTTTTATTATCGATTTTATCAAGAAAAATAAAGAGAAACCGTTTTTCGCATATTTTCCGATGGCTTTGACCCATTCGCCTTTCGTTGATACACCCGATGAGAAAGCCGACAGCAAGCTCGGTAAACACAAATCGATGGTACGTTACGCTGATAAACTCACGGGGAATGTATTGAAAGCGCTGGAAGATGCGGGAGTCCGTGAGAATACGGTGGTAATTTGGACAGCGGATAACGGCACCAGCGGTTCAATAGTCGGTCAATTAAACGGCCGGGCTGTACGTGGGGGTAAGGCCAAAACTATTGAGGCGGGGATCTGCATGCCGTTTATAGTGAGCTGGCCAGCTAGGATGTCGCCGGGCGTTACGGAAACTTTGGTGGATTTTAGCGACATCTATCCCACTTTGTTGGAATTGGCCGGTGCCCGTCGGCAGAAAGGCTACGTAATAGACGGGCGGTCGTTTGCGAAAGTGCTGAAAGGTGAGGCGAAGGACGGTCCGCGATCTTGGATATTGGGAATGGGTGGAAAGAATCAGGCCAAGCTGACGGACAAAGGTGTGGAAAACCGTTTCCGTTATCGCGATAGGGTGTTGCGGAATAAGCGCTATAAGCTGTGTATTGGCACGGATAGAAAAGCGAAGGCTTTCTACGATTTGCGTGAGGACCCTTGGGAAGAACGGAACTTGATTGATAATCTGGGTGTGGAAACCGGTAGACGGAAGAGTTTTGAGGCTCTGATGGCCGTAGTCAAGACTTTTCCCGAGCAAGATAGCGACCCTTCGTATTTACCGAACCCTAAACGGCCTTGGGATGTGGAAGTGAAGGCTAAGAGTCAGATTTGGAAGGAATAA
- a CDS encoding Rpn family recombination-promoting nuclease/putative transposase produces MRERYLNPYTDFGFKKIFGEEVNKDLLIDFLNHLIPDLDSPIEDLQYQKTEHLPRFEEKRRAIFDLHCQTESGDRFIVEIQRAKQEHFRDRSLFYSTFPIQDQSERGKRWNFELQRVYTISLLDFIIEESEKHKDVYIQDHQIKNQFNEIANPKLRMIYVEMPKFRKGIHELETHMDKWLYVLKNMAALEDRPKELQERIFQKIFEVAEIGKLDPKEYNVYQEELKVYWDLNNVIDFAEKAAKEEGRMEGRMEGRMEGREEGRRNEKIAIAKNLISLNISTEQIIQATGLSANDIDAMRE; encoded by the coding sequence ATGCGCGAAAGATACCTCAACCCCTACACCGATTTCGGATTCAAGAAAATCTTCGGCGAGGAAGTCAACAAAGACCTCCTGATCGACTTTCTCAACCACTTGATTCCGGACCTAGACAGCCCCATAGAGGATCTCCAGTACCAAAAGACCGAGCATCTGCCCCGGTTCGAGGAAAAACGCCGTGCCATATTCGATCTGCACTGCCAGACAGAGAGCGGTGATCGCTTTATAGTCGAGATCCAACGCGCCAAACAAGAGCACTTCCGTGACAGGAGCCTCTTTTACTCTACCTTCCCCATCCAGGACCAATCTGAGCGGGGTAAGCGATGGAACTTTGAACTACAGCGTGTCTATACGATCTCATTACTTGATTTTATAATCGAAGAAAGCGAAAAACACAAGGACGTCTATATCCAAGACCACCAGATCAAAAACCAGTTCAACGAAATCGCCAACCCAAAATTACGGATGATTTATGTTGAAATGCCTAAATTCAGAAAAGGCATCCATGAACTGGAAACGCATATGGACAAGTGGCTGTACGTTCTCAAAAACATGGCAGCGCTGGAAGACCGCCCCAAAGAACTACAAGAACGAATTTTCCAAAAAATATTCGAGGTAGCCGAAATAGGTAAACTGGACCCTAAAGAATACAACGTTTACCAAGAAGAACTGAAAGTATACTGGGACCTTAACAATGTTATCGACTTCGCCGAAAAAGCGGCGAAAGAGGAAGGACGTATGGAAGGGCGTATGGAGGGACGTATGGAAGGGCGAGAAGAAGGCAGAAGAAATGAAAAAATCGCTATTGCCAAAAACCTTATCTCATTAAACATATCCACCGAACAAATCATTCAGGCTACCGGTCTTTCGGCAAACGACATTGACGCTATGAGGGAGTAA
- a CDS encoding MFS transporter, with the protein MFLFLFILTVAVSAGFQGWRTLFNNFAVDEIGLNGFLVGATQSFREVPGFLAFTVIFVLFLMREERLIVYATGLMGLGVLLTGFFPSFTGLMATTFIMSVGFHYFETANQSLSLQHFSKKESPHVLANLKSVTAITNILVGGLIFLLAKVSDFMTSYVVLGAIVILGAIWAYIKTPKQENAVVQQKKIILKKKYWLFYMLNFLSGARRQIFVVFSVLLLVEKYEFSVVYITALFVLNNLVSIFTNPLIAKMINRFGERITLSFEYVSLALIFLAYAYVESPWVAAGLYVLDHVFFNFSIGIKTYFQKHAEEWDIAPSMAVGFTINHIAAVVLPVLGGYLWLLDWRIPFVGAAVLSVVSLVFAQFMKPDPVLVTNPEKAEAV; encoded by the coding sequence ATGTTCCTGTTTCTCTTTATTTTAACCGTCGCCGTTTCGGCAGGGTTTCAGGGATGGAGAACGCTTTTCAATAACTTCGCCGTAGACGAGATCGGGCTAAACGGTTTTCTGGTCGGCGCCACCCAATCTTTTCGGGAAGTGCCCGGTTTTTTGGCCTTTACCGTGATCTTTGTTCTGTTTCTAATGAGGGAAGAACGGCTGATCGTTTACGCTACGGGGTTGATGGGCTTGGGCGTATTGCTTACAGGCTTTTTCCCAAGTTTTACGGGCTTGATGGCCACGACTTTTATTATGTCGGTAGGTTTTCATTATTTCGAAACAGCCAACCAATCATTGTCGCTACAGCATTTCAGTAAGAAGGAGTCGCCACATGTATTAGCCAATTTAAAGAGCGTCACAGCTATTACGAATATTTTGGTCGGCGGATTGATATTTCTTTTGGCCAAGGTTAGTGATTTTATGACCAGTTATGTCGTGTTGGGCGCTATCGTGATTCTGGGAGCGATATGGGCGTATATCAAGACTCCAAAGCAGGAAAACGCAGTAGTCCAACAGAAAAAAATTATACTGAAGAAAAAGTATTGGCTTTTTTATATGCTGAATTTCTTGAGCGGTGCGCGTCGCCAAATATTTGTGGTGTTCTCGGTATTGCTGTTAGTTGAGAAATATGAGTTCTCGGTAGTGTATATTACGGCTCTCTTTGTGCTAAATAATCTGGTTTCAATTTTTACAAATCCGCTTATAGCCAAAATGATAAACAGGTTTGGAGAGCGTATTACACTTTCGTTTGAATACGTTTCATTGGCTTTGATATTTCTGGCTTATGCCTATGTAGAAAGCCCTTGGGTAGCGGCGGGCTTGTATGTGCTTGACCATGTATTCTTTAATTTCTCAATAGGCATTAAAACCTATTTTCAAAAACATGCCGAGGAGTGGGATATTGCGCCGTCTATGGCCGTCGGGTTTACGATCAACCATATTGCGGCGGTGGTATTGCCGGTGTTGGGCGGTTACCTTTGGTTGTTGGATTGGCGGATACCGTTTGTGGGCGCGGCCGTGTTGTCGGTGGTGTCGTTGGTTTTTGCCCAGTTTATGAAACCTGATCCCGTATTGGTTACAAATCCGGAGAAAGCAGAAGCTGTTTAA